The following nucleotide sequence is from Clupea harengus chromosome 17, Ch_v2.0.2, whole genome shotgun sequence.
CTCCTCAAAATACTGTTCCATATCTTATATTCATATTGTCTTTTTGAATTATGTGCCATAGTTAATTTTTAAAGTcaataatgaattaattaatgtatACTATGCATTACACTCCAGCCTGCTTAATTGTTATTTTTCCATGACCGAGCATTTAGGTATGTTCCATAGCCTTGTACAGTCATCACTAGTTTCTCTACTTTAGGTGTTCTAGTTACAGTTCTTTCTTCATTTAGAAAATTGTAATTGAAGTATATTCAGGATATTACTCCTTGTTAGCCTCAGCTGATAAAAGTCTTCTGCAATAATTGTccttttttccttccctctctataATCAGAGGAAGTAACATGTAACAGCTCAAATATCACTGAATAAAATGTAGCTCCTGTGTAGATAGTACTTGAATAATTATACTGTCAGGAACATATCAAAGCTAAATCACAATCAGTGCTCACTGAAAAATAAGACTATACATTTTTCTCAGTAGAAACCTGACTTTAATCATAACCATTAGAATAAATATGTAGCTTTCAGCTAAGgtacaaaacataaaaataagaTATAAAATATTAGTAGACAGATACATCAAGGTTGTGATGACATTGTTTACAATAATATTCAAACTATTCATTATGCACTTTCTGCATAATAACAAAAAAGTATACGTATACGTAAATCTTAACCCCCCAAATAAGTGTCTTCAGCGAGAAGGTAAAATACTAGCTCCTTCAATGTCCAAAGTCCATACAATACCAACTCCTTACAAAATACCCAGAAGTGCATATTTTTAGGAGACCCCAGTAACTCATTTACTTGAGAAGACCTGGTGGTTGCCATACTCATTTTCATCCAGTTATATACATGAATATATATACCTTTTACAGACATTGTTTTTGTTGGCCCAAAGAAAAACCGAGGAACTAAACCGGTTTGCCATGCATTGCGTTATAATTATCACATATGTTGAAATGCAGTTTTAAGCAGTACATTCCCAAAGCGCTGAATACATATATTGTAAATCTGGaattatattttatcatgagCAGTGAGTGGCGAGAACGTCATTCATTTCAGTACTGCTGTAGTCTGCTGCTTCATGCCTTGGGTGGTCAGTACTGGTGTAGTCTGCTGCTTCATGCCTTGGGTGGTCAGTACTGCtgtagttttctgcttcattgagTCAATGTATCGCACAGCTTTCTTTACCCAGGGCCTCCTAGGGTCAGAACACACGCGGACATCTTTAACTGTGGTAAACCTGAAACATTAATGAAAAACACACCAATAAATAAAGTGTTGTTGTCCTTCAAACAGTACACAGATGATTTGTTTTGTATGAGTTCAAGTGTTTGTGATTAAAACTGCGAGTATGTTAAGCACTTACACAACAGCATCCACTGGGCAGAGTCCAACCTTCTGCATGTGGTAGTGTTTGATTTTGGACAGCTGGAGTCTCGTGGTGGAGGTTTTCTGACAGCAGTCTATGGGTGTGCCTGCAAGtgacaaacaaaaatatatattatatttcaaCAGATCAGTCAGACAGGTAAAGCCTACTATTTAAGTGACAAATGAGGCTGCCACAATGGTGGCCtaggagaaagacaaagatgGACTGAAAAACCCGTATCCACCACAACAATAACTATCCACAGGTGTAGAGGTTCAAgttaagaaacaaaacaaaacaaataataggCAGTCTCGAGCAGAGTTCCACAGGAGTAGAGTCTTCCAAGCAGTACATATAGATCAACCAAAGCGTATTACCTTCCCCCAGGGTGGCGAAGAGCAGCCCGGTGGCAAGGCCAATGCACAGCACTCTCAAAAAGCTTTCCATGTCTGACAGGCTTCAGTTGTGATCTTCTAATGTGCTCAACGATGACATGCAACAGTAGGCTTATAAGCATTCAGCATCACAGGAAAAGATGCATCACCGAATTAACCTTCCGACCACAAA
It contains:
- the LOC116224409 gene encoding uncharacterized protein LOC116224409 isoform X2; translation: MESFLRVLCIGLATGLLFATLGEGTPIDCCQKTSTTRLQLSKIKHYHMQKVGLCPVDAVVRPWVKKAVRYIDSMKQKTTAVLTTQGMKQQTTPVLTTQGMKQQTTAVLK
- the LOC116224409 gene encoding C-C motif chemokine 12-like isoform X1, which codes for MESFLRVLCIGLATGLLFATLGEGTPIDCCQKTSTTRLQLSKIKHYHMQKVGLCPVDAVVFTTVKDVRVCSDPRRPWVKKAVRYIDSMKQKTTAVLTTQGMKQQTTPVLTTQGMKQQTTAVLK